The Humulus lupulus chromosome 3, drHumLupu1.1, whole genome shotgun sequence genome window below encodes:
- the LOC133824102 gene encoding uncharacterized protein LOC133824102, with protein sequence MKLTWKNKDTKKRPLRSLSLYPDLPFEPQNDNSEANTTHPQHENGAADDNSSGGLNLNLNQDRADLSASDDPSDSSDVKKLAQSFQAQGNKLAEDGEHREALGKWETALMLNPQNAVLHEQKAQILLELGDAWSALKAASRATELEPSWAEAWITLGRAHLNFGEPDGAMQSFDKALAIKPDCEEVQEDMCTASNLVKRRKQLHLSGLSSTTNRYVVGDESESSLSSTTNGNMVGDKPESL encoded by the exons ATGAAACTAACATGGAAGAATAAGGACACCAAGAAGAGGCCTTTAAGGTCCTTATCTCTATACCCAGACCTTCCTTTCGAACCCCAAAACGACAATTCCGAAGCTAATACGACACACCCTCAACACGAAAATGGTGCTGCTGATGACAATTCAAGCGGCGGCTTGAACTTGAATTTGAACCAAGACCGCGCCGACCTCTCTGCCTCCGATGATCCCTCGGACTCTTCCGACGTTAAGAAACTTGCTCAGTCCTTTCAAGCTCAGGGAAACAAGCTCGCCGAG GATGGAGAGCACCGTGAAGCATTGGGGAAATGGGAGACTGCTCTTATGTTGAATCCTCAAAATGCAGTTTTACATGAACAGAAAGCTCAAATTTTACTTGAATTGGGAGATGCATGGAGTGCTTTGAAAGCAGCTTCTC GAGCAACTGAATTGGAGCCTTCATGGGCAGAG GCATGGATCACCCTTGGCAGAGCACATTTAAACTTCGGAGAGCCTGATGGCGCTATGCAAAGCTTTGATAAAGCATTAGCCATCAAG CCTGATTGTGAGGAGGTTCAAGAGGATATGTGTACCGCATCAAACCTTGTAAAGAGGCGAAAACAACTTCACTTATCTGGCTTAAGTTCTACTACGAATCGCTATGTGGTTGGTGATGAGTCTGAAAGCTCCTTAAGCTCTACTACAAATGGCAATATGGTTGGTGATAAGCCTGAAAGCTTGTGA